From the Panthera leo isolate Ple1 chromosome C1, P.leo_Ple1_pat1.1, whole genome shotgun sequence genome, one window contains:
- the C1QA gene encoding complement C1q subcomponent subunit A yields MEAPWGWLVVCVLATSLTFTVTEDVCRAPDGKAGAPGAPGRPGRPGLKGEQGEPGAPGVWTGIRGLKGDQGDPGPPGNPGNMGFPGPSGSLGLPGTPGVKGIKGNPGNIKDQPRPAFSAIRRNPPMSGNVVIFDTVVTNQEGPYHNNTGQFICAVSGYYYFTFQVVSKWDICLSIVSSGRDQAQRSLGFCDANSKGLFQVVSGSTVLKLQRGDRVWIERDPAQGRIYQGPEVDSVFSGFLVFPSI; encoded by the exons ATGGAGGCCCCATGGGGCTGGCTGGTGGTCTGCGTGCTGGCCACATCCCTGACCTTTACAGTGACCGAGGATGTGTGCCGAGCACCAGATGGGAAGGCTGGGGCCCCAGGAGCGCCTGGCCGACCTGGACGGCCAGGCCTCAAGGGGGAGCAAGGGGAGCCAG gggcacctggcgtCTGGACGGGCATCCGGGGCCTTAAAGGAGACCAGGGGGACCCTGGGCCCCCTGGAAACCCTGGCAACATGGGCTTCCCTGGGCCCAGTGGCTCCCTGGGTCTCCCTGGCACCCCGGGAGTGAAAGGCATCAAGGGCAACCCGGGCAACATCAAGGACCAGCCACGGCCAGCCTTCTCGGCCATCAGGCGGAACCCACCAATGAGTGGCAACGTCGTCATCTTCGACACGGTCGTCACCAACCAGGAAGGCCCGTACCACAATAACACGGGCCAGTTCATCTGTGCTGTGTCCGGCTACTACTATTTCACTTTCCAGGTGGTGTCCAAGTGGGACATCTGCCTGTCCATCGTGTCCTCTGGGAGGGACCAGGCCCAGCGCTCCTTGGGCTTCTGTGACGCCAACAGCAAGGGACTCTTCCAGGTGGTGTCCGGGAGCACGGTTCTCAAGTTACAGCGCGGCGATCGGGTCTGGATTGAAAGAGACCCCGCCCAGGGCCGGATTTACCAGGGCCCTGAGGTGGACAGCGTCTTCAGTGGCTTCCTCGTCTTCCCATCCATCTGA
- the C1QC gene encoding complement C1q subcomponent subunit C — MDTVSSSRLPLGLNLLVLLLVLPLGGQASTGCYGIPGMPGLPGAPGKDGHDGLPGPKGEPGIPAIPGTQGPKGQKGERGTPGHPGKNGPTGTAGSPGVPGLMGPPGEPGEEGRYKQKYQSVFTVTRQTSQYPTPNSLVKFNVAITNPQGDYDTSTGKFTCKVPGLYYFVYHTSQTANLCVLLYRSGVRVTTFCDHLSNKKQVSSGGVLLQLQAGEQVWLGVNDYNGMVGTEGSDSVFSGFLLFPD; from the exons ATGGACACGGTGTCCAGCTCCCGGCTCCCCCTTGGACTAAACCTGCTGGTGCTCTTGCTGGTGCTGCCACTTGGGGGCCAGGCCAGCACAGGCTGCTACGGGATCCCCGGGATGCCAGGCCTGCCGGGGGCCCCAGGGAAGGACGGACACGATGGCCTGCCGGGGCCCAAGGGTGAGCCAG GAATCCCAGCTATCCCTGGAACTCAAGGACCCAAGGGTCAGAAGGGAGAACGCGGCACACCTGGGCATCCCGGGAAAAATGGCCCCACGGGAACGGCCGGTAGTCCAGGGGTTCCCGGCCTCATGGGCCCCCCTGGGGAGCCGGGCGAGGAGGGCAGATACAAGCAGAAGTACCAGTCTGTCTTCACGGTCACACGGCAGACATCCCAGTACCCCACGCCCAACAGCCTGGTCAAGTTCAACGTAGCCATCACCAACCCGCAGGGCGATTATGACACAAGCACTGGCAAGTTCACCTGCAAAGTCCCAGGTCTTTACTACTTTGTGTACCACACGTCGCAGACGGCCAACCTGTGCGTGCTGCTGTACCGGAGTGGCGTCAGGGTGACCACCTTCTGTGACCACCTGTCCAACAAGAAGCAGGTCAGCTCGGGCGGTGTGCTGCTGCAGCTGCAGGCGGGTGAGCAGGTGTGGCTGGGGGTCAATGACTACAACGGCATGGTGGGCACCGAAGGCTCGGACAGCGTCTTCTCTGGCTTCCTGCTCTTTCCTGACTAG
- the C1QB gene encoding complement C1q subcomponent subunit B, with the protein MKTVRDGVLASLLLLLFLFLLEVSWAQSSCTGHPAIPGIPGIPGAPGSPGTPGTPGIKGEKGMPGLAGDHGEFGEKGDPGIPGNPGKVGPKGPVGPKGAPGPPGARGPKGESGDYKATQKIAFSAKRTINSAIRRDQAIRFDQVITNLNNNYESRSGKFTCRVPGIYYFTYHASSRGNLCVNLMRGREQMQKVVTFCDYVYNTFQVTTGSMVLKLKQGENVFLQATDKNSLVGIEGANSIFSGFLLFPDVEA; encoded by the exons ATGAAGACCGTGAGGGATGGCGTCTTAGcatccctgctgctgctgctgttcctgTTTCTGCTTGAGGTCTCCTGGGCCCAAAGCAGCTGCACCGGGCACCCGGCCATCCCCGGCATCCCGGGCATTCCCGGGGCACCGGGCTCTCCTGGCACACCCGGGACCCCAGggataaaaggagagaaag GGATGCCAGGGCTGGCTGGAGACCATGGCGAGTTTGGGGAGAAGGGAGACCCAGGGATTCCTGGGAATCCAGGAAAAGTAGGCCCCAAGGGCCCCGTTGGCCCCAAAGGTGCCCCAGGGCCCCCCGGAGCCCGCGGCCCCAAGGGTGAATCAGGAGACTACAAGGCCACACAGAAAATCGCCTTCTCTGCCAAGAGGACCATCAACAGTGCCATTCGGCGGGACCAGGCCATCCGCTTCGACCAGGTGATCACCAACCTGAACAACAACTATGAATCTCGAAGCGGCAAGTTCACCTGCAGGGTGCCCGGCATTTACTACTTCACCTACCATGCCAGCTCGCGAGGAAACCTCTGCGTGAACCTCATGCGGGGCCGGGAGCAAATGCAGAAGGTGGTTACCTTCTGCGACTACGTCTACAACACCTTCCAGGTCACCACGGGCAGCATGGTCCTCAAGCTGAAGCAGGGGGAGAACGTCTTCCTGCAGGCCACTGACAAGAACTCCCTGGTGGGCATAGAAGGTGCCAACAGCATCTTCTCTGGGTTCCTGCTCTTCCCAGATGTGGAGGCATGA